The genomic DNA TCACCCAACATTATGCTCACCCACCACTGGACTGACAAAAAGCAGACAACTTGAAATGTTTGATCctaatttgtttaaatgtttgataaACTACTTGAGGGTGTATAATGCAATCCTTCGGTTTGTGAAGCGTTGGATTTTGTCCAACGGTTCACAAACTGTTGGGTTTTGTCCATAGAAAGATGCATGCGCTCTTGCATGCCCTAATTTCATATTTGTACATTTGAGAAAAATCGGTTGGGGTTTAATGAGCTGGGTCTCCTTAACAttacagagaacaaggtaaacGAGTCTACTCAATAGATGGTAAGGATTTTATCCCTTCCCCTTATTCTCTGTATGCGAGGACATCTGACCATGAATCCTTACTGAATTGTGTACCATGGTTGCGCAGTTTCCAAAACTAGACTTGGATCCATCTAGTTTTGTGAATCAGCTCACCAATGGTATGCAACAAGTCCCCATCATGGAGACAGCTGATGGGACGGCGTGAATCTAATGCATTTGGGGAAATTAGTCTTACCATATTACTGATGGTAAGACATAAAAGAAACCTAGTACATTAGCAAAGCTTGATATTTAAGGATCATAGGATAGGAGAAGGCTATTGTCCTACTGCAAAAATGTTTGACAGTCAATAGGGTTAAAATTATAGGTaatgcaggaaataaataaatacaaattaattaattaaattcctTCCCTTTGGGGTTTCTGATGAGTAATTTTCCCTTCCAGTTATTCAGCCCATGGATAATGCATTATGAAGTGTAAAATATATTGACATCTGAGATTTTGCATATTTCAGTTAAATGGTGGAGGTGCATGTGCAGGCTTGACAAAGTCAATTGTCCCTTTGCCTGTAATTTTTAATTATATGTATTTTTGATAGGAatttttattgcatttgttgCACTCCATCATCAATACTATTGATTAAAGAGGGTTTGTCGactctgccaagtttatttttttcctactGGAGACTCAAGAATTTTCTGTTTgcgcgtcatgttgggaggcctcccagcagggggAGTTAACCCACCCCTGCAAAAAAACAATGCGTCACTCGAGTAGGATCGTCAAATACTCACTGCAATGACAAGTTGCACAGTTTCACACATGGTATTGTCATCACTTGGTAGGCGGGGGTACAAGATAGAAGCGCGCTTGTGTTTCCTGGGAGGAAGCAAACTTGGCAGACGGacaatttttgtttatttattttttaccatcTATTGGTGGTGAAGTAATCGATGATAATCAAGAGTATCAGGTTGAATCCACATTTTACTATCGTCTTCAGTTACCTGCTTTTGATGCAGTTTAATTTGAAACATTACTGTGGGCTGAGAAAGGTCGAGATAGTCAAAGGCTTAGGTTTAGTTTTGAATAGAATGCGTTATATCACTCCAATATTTATGGtggtttgatttgaaaaaatgtaaaacttaaCATTACAGAGAACGAGGTAAACGAGTCGACTCAATAGATGGTAAGGATTTTATCCCTTCCCCTTATTCTCTGTATGTGAGGACACCTGGCCATGAATCCTTACTGAATTGTGTACCATGGTTGCGCAGTTTCCAAAACTAGACTTGGATCCATCTTTTTCGCTCTCTGCACAGTTGCCATTTGCTGGCTCTTTATGTGGactgtttttgtattattgcaAGTGCCTTGTGATTTGCCCCTATTACaattttaagtaaaataatGCTAACATAACTCATACTGTTAAGATTGATCTTTTGGAAATGAATAGAATCTGTTGACAAATGTGTTAATGGTACTCTTAACTGGTTACTCtggttaaatatgtttttgttaaatgtctTCAAAATTTTAATGTGGACTGTGCAAATAAACCTGATTTGACTTTAGATTAAATGGAATTATGgagttatttttaatcaaagcatatgctttttttaattgtagATATTTGCCAAGGTGAAGTGGTCAGACATGACAGCTGGGTCTTAAATGTTTGTACAATTATTTGCTATTAAAGGGAAGTATTTGCTAAAGCTGACAGACCATTGTGTTAAACTCCTGGCAGTCTGAATATAGATGTATTTGaatttttctttggtttgtaTGGTTTCTAAGAATGGACAGTCCAGATTTGAGATACTCTGAAAGATGATCAAAACTTTGAATAATACCTTAGATTTAAAACCACTATACAAATTGTATTTTACAGTACAGGCCTATGGACATTTCAAATCAGAAATGCAATGGTTTACTAGCTTAAGTGGTGGGAGGACTTGAACCCTCTGTTCTGAGGGAGAAGGTGGAGACagctgacatttttatttttaattttttttgccaacTGCAGCACAAAGGGTCATTCCGTTCCAAGCCAAAATCTAAATGTGCTCAGTTGTCCTGCTCTGCTAAGACTCGTTTACTTAAACATGTTCGGATTCCATTTGCCGTCCAAGTTAGTAAAACTTTTCCATATCATTAGTATTGGCAACTGACGCCTGTTTGAATGACCTGTGTTTTAAAGATCTAATCGCACTAATCAAGGAGCACATCTTCACAGAGGTTGGTTCTTTTGACCTGCATTCACTCCAAACCGACAGCAGAGGGCAGtagtaacacacacagatgtcttCATTACCCCAAACAGAAAGAGGTTGACTTTAGATAAGAGTGTAACAAGATTTGCATTAACACTGACAAGCAAATTCAgttatgttattatatatttgGATATTGGGAAAACTTAACCTGCATATATAAAGTGTATTTGGTGATAGCATTCAGTTATAAAATATAGACACACTTTCACCATTGACACTAACACCATGTTTTTGAAATAACTTCTTGCATCTTGAGATCTTAAACTATTGCCAGCTAAATGTTAAAATTTATGAAAGTAAATGCAGCAGGAAGTCCATtattgacataaatgtcattaaGTGCAAACATCTGAAAATATAGTGGGATAGAAGCAAGTCTGACATAAGATGAGAATTGCACAGCAGTTCAACATCGTATTTGGGTGCAGTGAAGTACTGTATTTTTGTGCAACAATATTGGCTCAGACCCAGGTAGATTTAATATCAGATCCATggagaaaatactgtatattgtatcGGCGGTTAAGATGGCTTTCAGCTGCTGACAGCAGATCTCTTCATTACTAATGAATaattttatctatttatctatctctTCCTTGCAGACACGATGTATTATACAAATAAGCATCTATTTTTCATTCCTGTACTGTTTTCATAGGGTTCATGGCATGTATAAATaagaattgttttctttttcaaaccAAGATCGAGAATGGGTGACTCTACTTGGCAAACAAGATGCGTATTGTCTATGATGTGAAATGTTACATGAAGTTTCATCTTCCATTTAAACCTTATTGGTTTTGAATAATTGAGTTTGAGTGCTAAAATGTTGGTGTCACTCAAACTGGCTGACCCAGTAAACCTTCCTGCAAAATACAAGTGTAAGCAATTCTCTTCACATGCAACTGAAATAAGGCTAAGTTGGTTTGAAGATCTATAGAAgtataacttaaaaaaaagttagcGAAAAGTTAAAGATGAccagttttctgttttattgaaaaatatagcagttatttaaaaagaaaagtgaggaaaccaaatatattaatatactgAAACCAGTATGGAGTGGAAAGATAAAAGAACATACTTGGCATGACACTATAGCCACTGAacagaaaggaaagaagaaaacattctACAGCTGAACTTTTAGTCAGTCGTTAATCACAatcctttatctttttttttttgccattaacCAGACACTGTTGGATATGGAAAACCTTCAGGCAGACCTGGGGGGAGGAAGTATTTGCAAATTCCTTTATGTGTAGTAGTGAGTTTCCCCACTGAAAACCATGGCAAATGCAAGGAAGTGAAGACAATCACAACGTGTTTGAGAGGAATTTAGTATCTTTCCATATCGGTTACCGTTTTCAAATTCTTACTCCACAAATCTGGCATCCCAGATAGGTGAACAATATGAAAACttccaaaaaacacagtctggTCACAGATGTGTGGTTTCATGTTGGAGCCACAGACCTTTTTCTAGTTCCCACATTAGTAGCACATTCTCCCTGCTGAGAAGCACAATTTCCTTTAATCATCAATGGCACAAAATTATATTTACATGATTAAACTGACGATGGATGAGGAGTGATTTTGTTGTTCCTTTTAAGGTGTCCATTTCCCAGTGAAGGATTGTAGCTGCCCACATACTCCACAAACCACACATTTCACAATGGACCAAAGGAAGTAAGACAGCATACGTTTGGCCcatcaaaacataaacaagaaCTCCCTCCAATGATACTACACATCTACACAGACGTAAACAAAACGCACCTTTTCTGCTATCACCCAATAATGTTAACGCATACTTGGCTAAATCCTCCAGGCTGCTTTTCACCTCTTGATTTCATGCAACCTGTTCATGTAGACATGGTTCTAAAAGCCTACCGCAGAATAGCTTGGCATTCTGATTCGACGTACACACCCCTGCCTCATGTGCCACAACAGGAAATTCAAAAGCTACCACAAATATGGcaattccttttctttcttttttttgaaaccCAAGGTGAAAAGGAATGTACGCCTCTTTCTGCAAAGTTTATAAGTGGAAGTAACACAGGAGTAAAaacctacaaaaacaaaaacagcccaCCTGTATGTTCTTGACCCCGCTGTTCTTGGGACAGTTCCAGCTGGTTGGGGGCCAATAATCTCACACATTTAATGAGTAGACTGGGAAAGACCAGATGATGGGTTGATTTAATAATCTGTTCCTACTGTGCGATTTGGGTTGTTCAGAGGAGGTGTATGTTATCACTTCAGGAAATGTCTCTCATTCTTGCTGCCTCGAGACATATCTGACGCTCGCCTATTAAGTAGCTGCACTATAATAACACTTTGTACATGCTGTTACATCCTGTCTATGTCCTTGGAGACAAACCTGGGCTCATGTCAACAGAAAAGCGATTTAGACAGAGTGAAGACTATTAATCGTAATACAACTGTTTCTCTACAGCACGGACTCCCTTTCGAACATTTCTCACATCTCTCTTCTGACCTGCAAATACTACCAACTTCAGCGATGTGGAAAGAGAtgtaatgacacacaaacattatcGTCATTTACCACAATCCCCACCTTTTCGTGTTAAAGGGCAATACAGAGGGCATCCATTCTGACACACTTGGACTGAATGCTTTTGTAAAATGATTAACTAGCACAGTCTTGCTATGACAGATTGCCAAGGTTAAATGTTTAGTCTAGTAATTAAGTGCCATGTTGCCAGTTTCCACAGAAACCAGCAGGCTCCCTCTATGGTACCATGTCAGAAATGACTCTCGTCAGAAAAGGTACAAAATCAACTTTTAAGACATAGTAGTGCACGTCAGGAATGATCCATCCCTTATgagaattaatgaataaataccaCATCCGTCTGAATTAAAAGAATAATTTGCCAAACAGACGGCTGCAAAAATGATAAACTACCCAAATCAAACGAGCTACTGTAGACCAACTTCTAGATACATGTACATAAAATATAGTAAAAATAATGCAGAAATCACAATGAAGTCATCAgtaaaaaaccaaaaaaggtTATCGCCACTTTCACGACTTAGTGTATACGCCAAAATATTACTGTTGGCAAATGAAATTTCacaaacatgcatttatttgaGTTTCACTTAGTCATTTCCCCTCGTCCTTCGTCAGAATAGTAGCACACGTCCGCATTCAGTTTTGTGACCCTGCACATCCTTCTGTTCACCTCACACGTCACTCTCCCAATGTGATAttcatgtgattgacagctgagagTACACTTCTCTAACCTTGTGGTTACTCTTTACTTAAAAATGAATGTCATGCTCATAACCAAAGGCTCACCGATGAATGCACTTTTGAGATGAACGAAGTTTGAACGCCACTTTTCCAATCACGAGTTCGGAGTTTGTGTTGCGTAACTGCAACAAACCCAAACCTGTCAAGAGTACAAATTTATGAGCCGGTCTGCATTCTCATCAGGCATTTAGCTCGTGTCTTCTTACTACAGCAGAGTGAATAAGGCTTAATTGGTTTCATTTATGATGTTGATAAGTTTGCAGGGATTGGATTCATctacaaaaacacttaaaacagaTATGGCCAGGCCTCTAAATTCTCCCCCCGCTTTTGCTTTTCTCAGCTTGTGATGGCCTCCTAACATCTGGTTCTTACAATTAGTGTTGTTGAAAAACACTATTGGGCCAGAACAGGGTTCTCTACACTCGTATCTCATCATCGTCCTCATCCATGAACGTGaactctctgtcctcctctccgCGTGGTGAACTGTACTTTGCGCTGTCCGTGTCGCCGTCGTGGAGGTGATACTGAACCTTCTCCTCGGTGACCGAGCCAGAGCTGGACACAGAGCAACTATCCAGGTTGTGGTGGTTGTTCCGGGCATTTAGCTCTGGGGTGTAGGGATCCCGCGTGGGCTTCTGCTGGTAAATGCTGCGGGGAGGCCTTGCAGGAGCCCGCTCCTCCACATCATCATCTATGTGGGGTATGAGCGAGGGTGACGCACCGCTCTCAATACTTTTGCCTTCCTCATAGCCAAGGTCATCCTCCTCCCAGGCTTTCTTTTCCATCACGCTCAAAATATCCCCAAGCATGGAGGGTCCCAAGTCAATGTGGAAGGACATCATGGACTCGGCATGCTTCATTCCTCCACCCTTCGGCATGGATGGAGGCAGATCTGTGAGTTCCCCAAAATTGCGCTCCTCAAACTCTGCGTCAAGCGTCGCCATCGCTGCTGCTCCATTACTTGGCTTACTTTCGATCTCTGACAGCTTCTGCATGGGGCTGGAAGAAAGACTCTTTGTCAGCTGGTTACTTCTGCTAGTATCCTCGTCATTTAGATATGGTAAGGATATGGCATTTTTCACAAAGTTGGATGAGCCACTAGAAGGTGCCATCGTATTGTATTCAAACTTGTCCCCACGGTTTACTGACAGCGAGCGCTTGCTGCTTCTGAATGTGCGGGACAGCAGGCCTGGTTTGGGACCTGGTGAGCCCTGCTTTGTGCTTGGCTCCCTGGGAG from Solea solea chromosome 21, fSolSol10.1, whole genome shotgun sequence includes the following:
- the cdc42ep4b gene encoding cdc42 effector protein 4, with product MPILKPLVHNSNQSKRRSRADLTAEMISAPLGDFRHTMHVGRGGDAFGDTSFLSTRSGEPPREPSTKQGSPGPKPGLLSRTFRSSKRSLSVNRGDKFEYNTMAPSSGSSNFVKNAISLPYLNDEDTSRSNQLTKSLSSSPMQKLSEIESKPSNGAAAMATLDAEFEERNFGELTDLPPSMPKGGGMKHAESMMSFHIDLGPSMLGDILSVMEKKAWEEDDLGYEEGKSIESGASPSLIPHIDDDVEERAPARPPRSIYQQKPTRDPYTPELNARNNHHNLDSCSVSSSGSVTEEKVQYHLHDGDTDSAKYSSPRGEEDREFTFMDEDDDEIRV